The proteins below are encoded in one region of Clostridium fermenticellae:
- a CDS encoding TIGR03960 family B12-binding radical SAM protein, with translation MNKISDDILFKVEKPARYIGGEFNSYNKDIEKMDIRYAFCFPDVYEVGMSHLGMKILYYILNERKDTFCERVFAPWPDMEDLMRKNNIPLYALESKDPLKKFDFLGFTLQYEMSYSNILNMLDLSGIPVRASERSEDDPIIMCGGPCAYNPEPLYDIADFFAMGEGEEQMSEIMDLYREYKNRKSKKQFLRELSHIDGIYVPSLYTVDYNKDGTIKEFKPIYDDVPKRIKKRIINNFNDVSYPDKLVVPYIDIVHDRIVLETFRGCTRGCRFCQAGMIYRPVREKKTDRLLELAEKLIHSTGYPEISLTSLSICDYSDIQNLIHSLVRKHEKDKVGVSLPSLRIDSFFVDLINEIQKIRKTGLTFAPEAGTQRMRDVINKGVTEQDLMNSVRSAFESGWSTIKLYFMIGLPYETMDDVSGIAELAYKVTKEYYEVPKQVRRKGLKVTVSTSTFVPKPFTPFQWSPQARMGDIKEKISNLRGLIKNRNVVYNWHDTPLSYLEAIFARGDRKLCDVLVKAFENGVKFDGWAEYFNFDAWMKAFRECNIDGDFYAYRQREYDEILPWDFVDVGVDKNFLIRENEKAKKAEVTPDCRKGCKGCGVNNNLDGKCFEGALFSEV, from the coding sequence ATGAATAAAATTTCGGATGATATATTGTTTAAAGTTGAAAAACCAGCACGTTATATAGGAGGAGAATTTAATTCCTATAATAAAGATATAGAAAAGATGGATATCAGATATGCTTTTTGTTTTCCTGATGTCTATGAAGTTGGAATGTCACATCTAGGTATGAAAATACTTTATTACATTCTAAATGAAAGAAAAGACACGTTTTGTGAAAGAGTTTTTGCACCATGGCCCGATATGGAAGACCTCATGAGGAAAAATAATATACCGCTTTATGCACTTGAGAGTAAGGATCCATTAAAAAAGTTTGACTTTTTAGGGTTTACACTTCAGTATGAGATGAGTTACTCAAACATATTAAATATGCTTGATTTATCGGGAATACCTGTAAGGGCATCAGAAAGATCAGAAGACGATCCTATAATAATGTGTGGAGGGCCATGTGCGTATAATCCCGAGCCACTTTATGATATAGCTGATTTTTTTGCTATGGGTGAGGGGGAAGAACAGATGAGCGAGATAATGGATCTCTATAGAGAGTATAAAAACAGGAAGAGCAAAAAACAATTTTTAAGAGAACTATCTCATATAGATGGTATTTATGTACCATCACTTTATACAGTCGATTATAATAAAGATGGTACAATAAAAGAATTTAAGCCGATATACGATGATGTCCCTAAAAGGATAAAAAAGAGAATAATAAATAATTTTAATGATGTTTCATATCCTGATAAACTTGTTGTACCGTATATTGATATAGTACATGATAGAATAGTTCTTGAAACTTTTAGAGGATGTACTAGAGGATGTAGATTTTGTCAGGCAGGAATGATATATAGACCTGTTAGAGAAAAGAAGACAGATAGGCTTTTAGAGTTGGCGGAAAAATTAATACATAGTACTGGATATCCGGAGATATCTTTGACATCATTGAGTATATGTGATTATTCGGATATACAGAATTTGATACATAGTTTGGTTAGAAAACATGAAAAAGATAAGGTCGGAGTGTCTCTTCCATCACTCAGAATTGATTCGTTTTTTGTTGATCTCATAAATGAAATTCAGAAGATCAGAAAGACAGGACTGACATTTGCCCCTGAGGCAGGTACTCAGAGGATGAGAGATGTGATAAATAAAGGAGTAACAGAGCAGGATTTAATGAATTCTGTAAGAAGTGCATTTGAATCGGGATGGTCTACTATAAAACTTTATTTTATGATAGGACTTCCATATGAAACCATGGATGATGTTAGTGGAATAGCGGAACTTGCCTATAAGGTCACTAAGGAATATTATGAAGTTCCTAAACAAGTAAGAAGAAAGGGACTTAAGGTTACAGTGAGTACGTCTACATTTGTGCCTAAACCATTTACACCTTTTCAATGGTCACCTCAAGCGAGAATGGGTGACATAAAAGAAAAAATAAGTAATCTGAGAGGACTCATAAAGAACAGGAATGTGGTTTATAACTGGCATGATACACCTTTAAGTTATCTTGAAGCAATATTTGCAAGGGGAGATAGAAAACTTTGTGATGTTCTTGTTAAAGCTTTTGAAAATGGAGTCAAATTTGATGGCTGGGCAGAGTATTTTAATTTTGATGCGTGGATGAAAGCATTTAGAGAATGTAATATAGATGGTGACTTTTATGCATATAGACAAAGGGAATATGATGAAATATTGCCCTGGGATTTTGTAGATGTGGGAGTTGATAAGAATTTTTTGATACGTGAAAATGAAAAAGCTAAAAAGGCTGAAGTGACTCCTGATTGCAGAAAAGGTTGCAAGGGATGCGGAGTGAATAATAATTTGGATGGGAAGTGTTTTGAAGGTGCGCTATTTAGTGAAGTTTAG
- the rplU gene encoding 50S ribosomal protein L21 translates to MYAVLVTGGKQYQVSEGDVIYVEKLEAEVDSTVEIDNVLAVSKDNGEFVVGTPAVEGAKVTAKVVAQGKSKKIVVFKYKRKKDYRKKQGHRQPYTKLQIEKIDA, encoded by the coding sequence ATGTATGCAGTTTTAGTTACTGGAGGAAAACAGTACCAGGTTTCAGAAGGAGACGTTATATACGTTGAAAAATTAGAAGCTGAAGTAGATAGTACAGTTGAAATAGATAACGTTCTTGCAGTTTCAAAAGACAATGGAGAGTTCGTAGTAGGAACCCCTGCAGTTGAAGGAGCAAAAGTTACAGCTAAAGTAGTTGCTCAGGGAAAAAGCAAAAAAATTGTTGTATTCAAGTACAAGAGAAAGAAAGACTACAGAAAAAAACAAGGTCACAGACAGCCGTACACTAAATTACAAATAGAAAAAATAGATGCATAA
- a CDS encoding site-2 protease family protein, translating to MIKFNRYFIPYIIFLFIIGYKGHIIYAVLIVMSHEIVHYIFARIYGFYGLGIEFKPVGTSLNFKALDDAEPKQDLIISLSGPVFNLIMALIFYFFSKRYHFDQLNILFLGNLAIGIFNLIPGFPLDGGRILRDLLCCRYNYRKSNKIMINISIIIGILLMFFYVLLFFKGFNNFSIGIVGIFIIITSLKENERIPYIIMGDIIKKRYKFMKKGYIENKLVSVYYKKDLLSLMSIFDKNKYNVFIILDDQMKVLDIVYENDIVEGLKIYGNITIEEFLNKSDGNL from the coding sequence GTGATTAAATTTAATAGATATTTTATTCCATACATTATTTTTTTATTTATCATAGGTTATAAAGGACATATAATATATGCTGTATTAATTGTAATGTCACATGAGATTGTACATTATATATTTGCCAGAATTTATGGATTTTATGGATTGGGAATAGAATTCAAACCTGTTGGTACTTCATTAAATTTTAAAGCACTTGATGATGCTGAGCCAAAACAGGATTTGATAATATCTTTGTCAGGGCCTGTATTTAATCTTATAATGGCTTTGATTTTTTATTTTTTTAGTAAAAGATATCACTTTGATCAATTGAATATACTTTTTTTAGGAAATTTAGCGATAGGAATATTTAATTTGATACCAGGATTTCCTTTAGACGGCGGGAGGATTTTAAGAGATCTGCTCTGCTGCAGATATAATTATAGAAAATCCAATAAAATAATGATAAATATAAGTATTATAATTGGAATTTTACTTATGTTTTTTTATGTACTTTTATTTTTTAAAGGTTTTAATAATTTTAGTATTGGTATAGTCGGAATTTTTATAATAATAACATCATTAAAAGAAAATGAAAGGATACCATATATAATCATGGGAGATATAATTAAAAAAAGATATAAATTTATGAAAAAAGGATATATTGAAAACAAGCTTGTTTCAGTATATTATAAAAAGGATCTTTTAAGTTTGATGAGTATTTTTGATAAAAATAAATATAATGTTTTTATCATACTGGATGACCAGATGAAAGTGCTTGATATAGTATATGAAAATGATATAGTAGAAGGGCTTAAAATCTATGGTAATATTACAATTGAAGAATTCTTAAATAAGTCAGATGGAAACTTATAA
- a CDS encoding TIGR03936 family radical SAM-associated protein: MKVRYLVKFSKEDIIKFVGHLDLMRTIQRMLRRSGLPLEFSKGFNPHVNISLAQPLAVGVYSSGDYMDLELREDVDPQIILDKLNEVAPPGIKIFKAVKVNKAKNIKVFKAMAAVDAAKYLINIKYLDKISIKTSIENLLKMEKWETLKKSKTKEARVDIKPMIKRFNYKIEENVLIVEVLVLCGSRQNLSPVLIAKFIQDNTYGANLDAFIDIKREEMYANSEKGLVPLYEAAENCNQ; this comes from the coding sequence TTGAAGGTGCGCTATTTAGTGAAGTTTAGTAAAGAGGATATTATAAAATTTGTTGGACATCTTGATCTTATGAGGACTATTCAGAGAATGCTCAGAAGGTCAGGTCTCCCTTTGGAATTTTCTAAAGGTTTTAATCCACATGTTAATATATCACTTGCACAACCTTTAGCTGTTGGAGTTTATTCATCTGGAGATTATATGGATCTAGAACTCAGAGAAGATGTAGATCCGCAAATTATATTGGATAAATTGAATGAGGTTGCTCCGCCAGGAATAAAAATATTTAAAGCAGTTAAGGTAAATAAAGCTAAAAATATAAAAGTATTTAAAGCCATGGCAGCGGTGGATGCTGCAAAATATTTAATAAATATTAAGTATTTAGACAAAATTTCAATAAAAACTAGTATTGAGAACTTATTAAAAATGGAGAAATGGGAAACTTTAAAAAAGAGTAAAACTAAAGAAGCGAGGGTTGATATAAAACCAATGATAAAAAGATTTAACTACAAGATAGAAGAAAATGTTTTGATTGTAGAAGTTTTGGTTCTATGTGGCAGCAGACAAAATCTTTCTCCGGTACTCATTGCAAAATTTATACAGGATAATACGTATGGGGCAAATTTGGATGCTTTTATTGATATAAAGAGAGAAGAAATGTATGCAAATTCAGAAAAAGGTTTAGTTCCTCTTTATGAAGCAGCAGAAAATTGTAATCAATAA
- a CDS encoding ribonuclease E/G — protein sequence MKEMFVERHEDLLRIVIRNDGVIEEYFMEEDSCVPCYGEIYLGIVKNVVPSIGCAFIDIGYEKNAYIYVDEKFNNGNLKKGDSIIVQIVKEGSYDKGPRVTGDISIPGVYSALITSNTMVNFSKKITDRDFKEYIIHNIKKPKDTGVMLRTAAGNAKIEDINNEMKKLYILYNDVIMKANYNTKSGILFNNGGIIGKILRDRVSFYNLSVYLNDEKDYISIKNFLEDSLYNEMESKIFIGKPNLFEHYGIENELLKLLNDRIYLKCGGYIVINKTEAMYVIDVNSGKNIKNYTKERTAYNTNYEAAEEIARQIRLRNLSGIIVVDFIDMKDELNKCKVIDKLKNGFCDDKNKTAVYPFTELNLVQIARKRVNRSLYEYIYENCDVCSGKGKRLKFSYLCMLIRNKIEERVCGNNIKNIHITLNTIYERSVESNMLQFIRNINALCLNIYLTYDSKLYYKVEPLIFSSQINALSDFNVYTSNHSI from the coding sequence TTGAAGGAAATGTTTGTAGAAAGGCATGAGGATCTTTTGAGAATAGTTATAAGGAATGATGGAGTAATTGAGGAATATTTTATGGAAGAGGATTCTTGTGTACCATGTTATGGAGAAATATATTTAGGAATTGTGAAGAATGTTGTGCCTTCTATTGGATGCGCTTTTATAGATATAGGATATGAGAAAAATGCATATATTTATGTTGATGAAAAATTTAATAATGGTAATTTAAAAAAGGGAGACAGTATAATAGTTCAAATAGTTAAAGAAGGTTCTTATGATAAAGGACCAAGAGTTACGGGTGATATAAGTATACCTGGAGTCTATTCAGCCTTAATTACATCAAACACCATGGTTAATTTTTCTAAAAAAATAACTGACAGAGATTTTAAAGAATATATTATACATAATATAAAAAAACCAAAAGATACAGGAGTAATGCTCAGAACTGCTGCTGGGAATGCAAAAATAGAAGATATAAATAATGAAATGAAAAAACTGTATATTTTATATAATGATGTCATTATGAAAGCTAATTATAATACTAAGTCAGGAATTTTATTTAATAATGGCGGCATTATAGGGAAAATACTTAGGGATAGAGTTAGCTTTTATAATCTTAGTGTATATTTGAATGACGAAAAGGATTATATTTCTATAAAAAACTTTTTGGAAGATTCATTGTATAACGAAATGGAATCTAAAATTTTTATAGGAAAGCCTAATTTATTTGAACATTACGGTATAGAAAATGAACTTCTAAAGCTTTTAAATGATCGAATTTATCTTAAATGTGGGGGATATATAGTTATTAATAAAACTGAGGCTATGTATGTCATAGATGTTAATTCAGGTAAAAATATTAAGAACTATACCAAGGAAAGAACAGCTTATAATACCAATTATGAGGCTGCAGAGGAAATAGCAAGGCAAATAAGACTTAGAAATTTGAGTGGTATAATAGTTGTGGATTTTATAGATATGAAAGATGAATTAAACAAATGTAAAGTAATAGATAAACTTAAAAATGGTTTCTGTGATGATAAAAACAAGACTGCAGTTTATCCTTTTACGGAACTTAATCTGGTGCAGATAGCTCGCAAAAGGGTAAATAGATCATTGTATGAATATATATATGAAAATTGTGATGTGTGCAGTGGAAAAGGAAAAAGGTTAAAATTTTCTTATTTATGTATGTTAATAAGAAATAAAATAGAAGAAAGAGTATGTGGAAATAATATAAAGAATATACATATAACATTAAATACTATATATGAGCGAAGTGTTGAGAGTAATATGTTACAGTTTATAAGAAATATTAATGCATTATGCTTAAATATATATTTAACATATGACTCAAAGCTTTATTATAAGGTTGAGCCACTTATATTTTCAAGCCAAATAAATGCATTAAGTGACTTTAATGTCTATACATCCAATCATAGTATATAA
- a CDS encoding M23 family metallopeptidase → MGRYNSQYEDYYSLLRKKNNIRHPVKYNSNGFNNNSKNRNSQSNYFMKRIIRDLSGVLILFLIIISCKVMVNPKTQAVYSYSKQLINKTYDYKTIVAQIENIKFNDLQNWFQNFIENLKSKVSGMNNVDYKIKENFISPVNGIQTSTFGYRTDPITNERSFHDGIDIAVSENSGVKSVYYGKVKDCGNNSSGYGNYILIDHGSGIESKYAHLKKILVKKNGAVKKGQIIAESGDTGKSTGPHLHFEILCNGQKENPNKYFKIVKK, encoded by the coding sequence ATGGGAAGGTATAATTCACAATATGAAGATTACTATAGCTTACTTAGAAAAAAAAACAATATAAGACATCCAGTTAAGTATAATAGTAATGGATTTAATAACAATTCAAAAAATAGGAATTCCCAAAGTAACTATTTTATGAAAAGAATAATAAGAGATCTTTCAGGTGTTTTAATACTTTTCTTGATAATTATAAGTTGTAAGGTTATGGTTAATCCAAAAACACAAGCAGTTTATAGTTATTCTAAACAGTTAATAAATAAAACATATGATTATAAAACTATTGTTGCTCAGATTGAAAATATAAAGTTCAATGATCTTCAAAATTGGTTTCAAAATTTTATTGAAAATTTAAAATCCAAAGTTTCGGGAATGAATAATGTAGACTACAAGATAAAAGAAAATTTCATATCACCTGTAAATGGAATTCAAACATCAACATTTGGATATAGAACAGATCCCATAACAAATGAAAGAAGTTTTCATGATGGCATAGATATAGCAGTTAGTGAAAATTCAGGTGTAAAGTCAGTTTATTATGGTAAGGTAAAAGATTGTGGAAATAATAGCAGTGGATATGGAAATTATATATTAATTGACCATGGAAGTGGTATAGAAAGTAAATATGCTCATTTGAAAAAAATACTTGTGAAAAAAAATGGAGCAGTAAAAAAAGGACAAATTATAGCTGAGAGTGGAGATACTGGTAAATCTACAGGTCCGCACCTTCACTTTGAAATTTTATGCAATGGGCAAAAAGAGAATCCAAATAAATACTTCAAGATAGTCAAAAAATAA